Part of the Orcinus orca chromosome 5, mOrcOrc1.1, whole genome shotgun sequence genome, TTAAGCACCActgccagagattctgattcgATTGGTCTGGGGTGGAACCCTGGAAGTGgcaggtcttttttcttttattattttttattgaggtatagttgatatataatattacataaattacaggtgtacaatgtagtgattcataatttttaaaggttgtactccatttatagttattataaaatatttgctatatccCCCGTGTTGTTCAATGTTATCCTTGTAggtattttgtacctcttaatcccctgcccctatactgcccctcccccgttccctctctccactggtaaccactagtttgttctctatacctgcttcttttttgttatattcactagtttgttgtatcttgtcgattccacatgtaagtgatctcatacagaatttgtcttttgctgtctgacttatttcacttaacacagTATCCTCGaagtccatccaggttgctgcaaatggctaaatttcactcttttttatggctgaatagtatcgCATTGTATACCACATCCATTTGTCAATGGACagtcaggttgcttccatgtcttggcaattgtaatgCTGCCAcaaacattagggtgcatgtacctttttgaattagtgtttctgttttttgttgttgttttattttttgtttgtttttcggatatatacccaggagtgggattgctgggtcatatggcagctccatttttagttttttgagaaacctccatactgttttccacagtggctgcaccaatttacattcttgaACTGGCAGTTTTTATGAGCTTTTTGCAAGGTTTAATCGTTTAACCAGGGCCATTTCTAGGCCCCCTAGAACTCTAAAAGGGGAATGAGTGTGTCACACCTACAGTCTCATCACCTCGATCCAGTTGCCTGATGTCAGTAGATACCATCTCCACCACGTTACTCAGAAGACTAAGCTAGGAAAGATGATGCCAGGAACGTCTCACtccacccacctcccctccctgccccattcTGAGGCCTGGTGAGTGTGGCTCAGTTCCAGCCAGCGGGCCTTTAACATAAGACTCTACCCCACCCTTGACTCCACAGATAGCTACATTtgctgtgcctggcactgttctaagtgctttaaatcTCTAACATCCTTAGTAGGTTGGAATACTCTGCACTTAACAGATGAGAGACTGGGATCTGAGAGAACTGACTGCCTTGCTAAGGTCGCCAGCCTGTGTCTGGGTGGGTACTTGGGCTCTTTCACATCACGTGCTGTTACTAACAGGCTGTGACTCCAAGCCCAGCCCCTCTCGAGAAGctgcctcctcccttcctctgtgtAATAAATATTGACTCTTGAGGAGAGATGCCTTGCACAGAGTGCAGGGCCTGAGAAAAGGTGGGGAGGCCTGGGGCGAGGGATTCTGAACCCCTGTTCCTCACTCAGCATCAGGTCCCGAGGAGCCCCCTGCCCTGGGGGTGCGCGGTTCCCCACCTTCCTTCACAGCTCAGTGGTCTGAGCGTATGTGAGAGTAAAGTCTAGAAAGCCTTGGGCACTTCTACCTCTGACCCTTGCTCTCCTTCCTGTGCCTACAGGGTTTCACCCACAGCCCTTTCCTCCCTTACTCTTTCCTGGAAAATCTCGTGGGTCTGTCCATCCTATCCACCACCTATTGCCACCCCCAATTTCAGAACTACACTATTGTTGCTCACCCCCATCCTATAATCCCCATCCCAGAAAGTGACAGCGCCATCCACCCTGACGTCATCCTGGCAAAGTCCCCCCCCCGACACTCAATCAGCTACTGAGTCCCCGCAGTGTCACCCTCAGGATGGCTCTAACACCCATCGCTCCTCTGTCCCCACCACCCAGGGAAGGCTGCGGCTCGGAAGCCAACTCTGCTAACCCttaccccaccccaggccccggGCTTTGTGTACCATCCAGACCAACTAGGTGTGGCTCCCAGGATGCGTCCCTAATTAGATATTTAAACTCTACTCAGCCTGCAAACCTCTTCGCACGACCCAGCTCTCCCAACCggctagggaagtcccctggagCTAGACTGTGACGTCAGCACTATTAACGGTCTCCCGCCGCGTCCAGGACCTGGCCACGCCTGCAGCCTTGCCCGTGCCAAGGCCCACTTCCCCCGAGTTCCACTTAGCCCTAGGCTTCCCGGGGCCGATTACCCGCCACCGCGCCCCGCTGATTGGCTGCCGCCCGGGCCCACGGCCGCGCCCCGCCCCACGCCCTGCAGGGATTGGTCCTGGCCGCCGGGCCCTGCAGGGATTGGTCCTGGCCGTCCCGCCCGCTACCCACGTCGGCCCCCTGGACAGCCGAGCGGGGAGGTCCGGTCATGGCCGGGATGCGCAGGCTGGAGCTGGCGGAGGCCTTGCAGCTGGGGCCGGGCTGGCGGCACGCGTGCCACGCGCTGCTCTACGCGCCGGACCCGGGGTTGCTCTTCGGCCGCATCCCGCTGCGCTACGCAGTGCTGGTGAGGAAGGGGCGCGCCCGGCcaccgcccgcccccgccccgccccgcggccACGCCGCCTTGGGCGCCCCCGGCCATCACCGCTTCCCTCTCCCGCAGATGCAGATGCGCTTTGACGGGCGCCTGGGCTTCCCCGGCGGCTTCGTGGACTTGCGGGACTGCAGCCTGGAGGACGGGCTGAACCGCGAGCTAGGCGAGGAACTGGGCGAGGCCGCGGCCGCCTTCCGCGTGGAGCGTGCCGATTACCGCAGCTCGCACGCCGGGTCCCGGCCGCGCGTCGTGGCGCACTTCTACGCCAAGTGCCTGACCCTGGAGCAGCTGACTGCGGTGGAGATGGGCGCGCCGCGCGCCCGGGACCACGGGCTGGAGGTGGGGCCAGCCCAGGACCCCACCCCGCGTCTTCCAGCTCCCGAAGGCCTGTCCCACAGTTTCCTCGTGTAGTTGGGGTCTGGGTGACTAGTTGCAGCCAACCTGGTCTCTCTGCAAAGATCgaaccccctccccacttcacaAGCCTCTACAGTTGTCTTTGTAGAACACACCCATCCAAGTCACTCTTCTAGTCCCCCTTGATAGTGGCAGGCGTTGCACCTTAGGACCCTGTTTTTCTTGCGTAGAAGTGGCCTGATGTTTTGAGGGAAAACCCTGGCACTTAGGCGAGGGTAGAGGGGGACATTGTGTATGGcgatggttctcaaactttggcgGGTATAGGAATCATCTGGGAGGCTTATTAAAACTGATTACTGGCCCCACTCCCAGAATTGCCGGCTCAGTGGGGGAGGGGTAGAAGGACCTGAGAATTGCATGTTTCAAAAGTTCCTAAATGGTGCTGATGCGGCATTTTGAGGACTACTGCCGTAGGGCCCAGGGTGCATCCCGGAGGCAGGAGCCACTTCTGTGATGTGGGAAGGGTTAGCTTTTGCGGAGCTGGAGAGCATGACCTGGGTCATTTGTCTACAAAGACCTGGGCCCTCTAGGGCCACAGAGGTGTGCGTCCTCAGGCCTGGTCCTGCTGGACTGATAAAGGGGTGAGACCTCTGATCTAGAAAGATCTGGCTGGGACGAGCTCCCTGCGTTCCCAGAGTCTCatgtctccttcctttcccagGTGCTGGGCCTGGTACGGGTGCCCCTGTACACCCTGCGGGATGGTGTGGGaggcctgcctgccttcctggagAATACGTTTATTGGAAATGCACGGGAACAGCTGCTGGAAGCCCTCCAGAACCTCGGACTGCTGGAACCTGGCTCTTTCGCACGCTTAAAGTTCTCAGCTTGTCCCTAGAGGCTGTCCTCCACAAACCCATGGAACCTGCCTGAGATCAGGGCCTTTgtactggggagggagggaggaaaaagggaaTGTTTTCTCTTCTGGGCCTGGGCCTGATAGATGATAACAGATTAAAAGGAAAAGGTGTGTAGTGTGTTCTGAGCAGAGGGCCACGTGGCGACTCATGGCGTCAGTGGCAAAAGTCCGCAGCTCATCCTGGGCACCCTGGCAGATTCACAGAGCCTGCATCTTCCCTGTACATTTGCGCACATACAGCCTAGTGGCCCCCAGACACGCACTCACACACAAGCTGATGCCTCCCCCATCCCTTGCCGTGTCCAGTTTAAGCAGGAAGTGGCACGTGTGGGGCGTAGCTTGTCGCCATACCCATCTCCTTGCTGGGGAGGAGCTTCTGAACCAGGGAGGCTTTCTCCCCACACTCCTACATGGCTGTTCCCAGGGTCTAGCCCAGCCCACGCTTGTTGGGGAGGACAGAGAAGCAGAGGACCCGTTTTCCCCCTGAAAGTAGTTGCATCGTTGCCTGGGGGTTGGCCAGAGCAGTATCCCACCGAAAGGGTGGTAGAGGGCCCTAACCTACCCCCTGCCCTCTTCTGAAACTGAGCAGAAGGGGTGAGGAAAAGGTTTGGCCTCCTTGGACTGACCTTGGACTCGAGACCCCTGGGTTCTGGTGCATTTCCTCCAGGGCTTTCACTTGGGATCCCTTAGACTCTGGGGACAGTGAAGGGAGCTGGCCCAGCCCTGATCTAGACCTGCCCCAATAAAAAAGAGCCTCCCAGTAAAGAAGGGCTTATAGCCGGGCCTCAAAGCCCTTCAGTTCCTTCAACAAACTAGCTGTATGAGGTATTGGTGATCTAGGGATGAGAGAGCCATAGACTGCTCTCTGTGCAGCCAGGAAACTTCTTCTTAAAGGGccaaatggtaaatattttaggcttggtgGGGCACATGGTGTTTGTAGCAATTGCATAACTCTGCCAAGTCAGAAGTAGCAGTGGACAATACATAAATCAgtgggtgtgtctgtgttccaataaaaccatttaaaaagggATGTGGCCAGCCTGTGGGCCACAGTTTGCCAACCACTGCTCTAGAAATGAAGATTAATTAAATTATGATGCTTATTTACttgatttatttatgtctgtgttaagaaggaaataaaggattGCTACAGGTCCCACCTTGGTATCTTTCACTTTAGTTGAGGTGGTCCAGAAGGGCCTCTGTGAAGAGCATTTAGGCTGAAGGATGGAAAGGACAGAGCCAGGGAGGAGTGTGGGGAGAGGATTCTGGGTGTTCCAGGGAGGAGCACGTGTTAAGGCTCTGGGAACGAATCTTGGCAAATTATCCCAGAACAAAGGTAGGGAGTGAGACTCCATTTCTCAGTTGGGGGTGGCAGTGGCGGGGGCAGTGGTAGGGGGAAGCAGAGAATTTGCAGCAAAAGGCCAAAGTAAGCAAGGGGAGGTGAAGCAGGAACCAGATGGTACAGAGCCTTACAGGCCATGGTCGGGGTGAGCTGTGTGGAGCATGGACTGGAAGTGGGTAGGAGGGGAAGTGGAAGGTGGTGCTGATCTGGGCCTGGATGGcagaggaggtggagagaagtgGGGGCCCTTGAGAGATGGTGGTGGCAGCACTGACAGGCCCTCTCATGGGCTGGctagagggtggggagaggagagagaagactcAAGGGTGACTTTTCAGCTGGTGCCTTAAGGTGTTCAACTTATGGATGAAGGGAAAGCCTGGCGAAGCTAGAAGGGCACCACACAGGCTTTTGGAGGGGATGGAAACAAGGTCATTTTGGATGTGTTGCGACCTAAATTTGTGAGTCATCCACATAAAAATGGTGTGGCAATACTTCAGACTGGATGGGGTGAtccaaggagagagaaaagagaagaagactCAGGACGGGGCCCTAAGGGAACCCAGCCCTGAAAGTCTGCGGGGAGAAGCAGGACATGTTCAGGAGGACAAGGAATTGCGAGGAAGCTGCTTGAAGAGGGTGGACATGCCAGGCTCTCAGGAGCGTTTCGGTGAAAGGAGGGCAGAACTGTCTCTTGGATGTCTTAGCGTGGAGTCGTGGATGACCTGGAGGGGAGCCATTTCAGGAAGGGGTGGGAGTTGGTTGAGTGAgtaggtggtggtggggtggacAGTGAGAAGCAGGTCCAGAGGGTGTGAGAAATGGGGTGAGAACTGGAGAGGGCTGTCAGGTCAGGGAGGGTTTGCAGTGGGAGAGCCTGGGTGTCGATGGGAACAGTCAAGGTGGAGAGTGGAGAGAGGGTTCCTGAAGGGGCACAGTCCGTGCAGAAGGATGCGGGCTGAGCCCTCTGAGAGGAGGACAGCCAGTCCTGCAACACAATGGGCTCAAGAAGAGGAGGGGAAAGTATAGAGGAGGAGGAGCTCAATTAATGGTGGGCTGAAGGAGCTGTAATCTCTTCCTGGTGAAATGAAGTGAGACCATCAGCTGGACGTGGGTGGAGGATGTTCTCAGAGGGCGTGAGGCAGTCCTTCATCTGCACTTGGGAAAGCAAGTCGATTACAGAAACGCAGAAGGGCAGGCGGGGCTGAGCTATGAGACGAGGATCTAGGCGCTTAGATGTACCACATCTGGGGGGGGgtgtacacacatgcatgtgttTCCCCCACAGCTGTGTTCAGGTGGGACAAGGTCActgaggcagagctgggccttTCCCAGAGGAGCacaggggaggaggggcaaggCGGCTGAGATTACAGGAGACGTAATGCTGGACTGTGGGGTGTAAGGTTTAATCTGAATAAGACGGGAATTGAAGGCAGGAGGTGACCCCGGAGGGGTTAGTGAACTGGAGGTCTTGATGAGGTAGGACTCCAGCATGGGCTgcggtgggtggggaggggtacTTGAGCCAGAGAGGGTGTTTCTGAAGCTGAGGTGGAGCCATCATGGGAAAGTCAAGGTCCATGTGATGAAGCCAGAAACTGACGGCTGCTGGAGAAGGTAGTGTGAGCTACTAGCCAAGTCCTCCGCGAGGCtccaggaggggaaggagggcatTGACAGGGCAGGAGCCCTGGGCGAGAGGGCTGTGAagaaggggtgggtggggacGGGTGGCAGCTCTTGGCCTTTgaaggggtaggggtgggagcaGCTGCAGAGATCAGGTAGGTGCCTGGAGAGGTGGACGACTCTGTCCTTTGTCTCCTAACCTGGCCCTGACCGCCGCCGTCAGCTCCCCAGGTAGGCAGGCCGGGGGAAGGGATGCCTCAGAGAGACTCCCAGGGCACAGCCTGCACCCGCTCCATCTGTGCTGTGTGTCCGCAGCCCTCGCTCATCCCTGTGTGGAGGCAAGGTCCCTGCGGCCGAGCGGGATCGGAGTGCTGGCATCGCTTACCTTGCCTGGAGCTGGGCCTGAGCAGACCTGGCCCGGGGCCCAGCCGCACACACTGCTTCACAGCCCTTACAGACTGCATCTTAATGCTGGGCTGTCCCAGCACGTCAGAGCCTCCTGGCAGTGCAGTCGTCagcttgcttttttgtttatactaaatctttttattttttggctctgGGGATTGTTGAGGGGGACAGCCCGTGGCTTCCCTGTATCATCCCCACACACACTCTCCCAGTGAGAGGGTGCTGTCTCAGCCAGCCCCCCTAGAGTGTTCGTCTTTCTGTGGCTTGAGTTCGTTTCGCCTGCCTCATCTTCCCATctgcaggcaggcagggaggtgATGGCACACCCGCCTC contains:
- the NUDT16 gene encoding U8 snoRNA-decapping enzyme → MAGMRRLELAEALQLGPGWRHACHALLYAPDPGLLFGRIPLRYAVLMQMRFDGRLGFPGGFVDLRDCSLEDGLNRELGEELGEAAAAFRVERADYRSSHAGSRPRVVAHFYAKCLTLEQLTAVEMGAPRARDHGLEVLGLVRVPLYTLRDGVGGLPAFLENTFIGNAREQLLEALQNLGLLEPGSFARLKFSACP